A region from the Haloarcula limicola genome encodes:
- a CDS encoding IclR family transcriptional regulator, whose product MGMQAGDELPDSVKTAQTLFDVVQFVKEEEGTTLPEMAAELDYAKSTIHRHLRTLEHLGYVVERDDGYRVGLRFLDIGVTARNSYCGYKLVRDKVEEIASETGERAQFFVEEHGEAVYLARSVGTHAVHTDPGIGSRIPLYAASAGKAILAELPESELFEMVELMDFEPMTEHTITDPDELLRELDEIRDRGYAFNRNESLQGTHAVGVAICDSNDDVIGGLSVTGPSHRLKGERFETELPDLLLGAANELELNIAHS is encoded by the coding sequence ATGGGAATGCAAGCCGGCGACGAACTGCCCGACTCGGTCAAGACGGCCCAGACGCTGTTCGACGTCGTGCAGTTCGTCAAGGAGGAGGAGGGGACGACGCTCCCGGAGATGGCGGCCGAACTCGACTACGCGAAGAGCACGATTCACCGCCATCTGCGGACGCTCGAACACCTCGGATACGTCGTCGAGCGAGACGACGGCTATCGGGTGGGGCTCCGCTTTCTGGACATCGGCGTGACCGCGCGGAACAGCTACTGCGGGTACAAACTCGTCCGCGACAAGGTCGAGGAGATCGCCAGCGAGACGGGCGAGCGCGCGCAGTTCTTCGTCGAGGAACACGGCGAGGCGGTGTATCTCGCCCGGTCGGTCGGAACCCACGCGGTCCACACCGACCCGGGAATCGGGAGCCGAATCCCCCTCTACGCCGCGTCTGCGGGGAAAGCGATCCTCGCGGAGCTCCCGGAATCGGAGCTGTTCGAAATGGTCGAACTGATGGACTTCGAGCCGATGACCGAGCACACGATAACGGACCCGGACGAGCTGTTGCGGGAACTCGACGAGATCCGCGACCGCGGATACGCCTTCAACCGCAACGAGTCCCTGCAGGGGACACACGCCGTCGGCGTCGCCATCTGTGATTCGAACGATGACGTCATCGGCGGACTCAGCGTCACGGGCCCCTCTCACCGACTGAAGGGCGAGCGGTTCGAGACGGAACTGCCCGACCTGTTGCTCGGGGCCGCGAACGAACTCGAACTCAACATCGCTCACTCGTAG
- a CDS encoding MFS transporter encodes MASLSSIAGTDAGVIRERPFQLLFLTNMLPPLGTALLSPVLNSLVEPLGATPANIGLMMSAFTAPAVVVIPITGVLADRYGRRPVILFGLLWFGITGTAISLVSTFEAALLLRFCQGFGFAALTPVIITSIGDLYSGTKEATAQGFRFTGSGITQTVFPLTAGLLVGLAWQYPFLLYAIAFPIAAVVYVWFEEPIDSDADTDDGRPLKAQLADLWTLVSHRRAWTMVVARGSANLVWFGFLTYNSIVVVDGLGGTPAQAGVLAALASTSYAVAATQAGRITAHFERRLYPLVAMNVSLGAGLAVVFLADALWLAVAGVVFMGLGFGVVLSIYRTVITSLAPPTLRGGLVSLSEGSGRAAATVTPILMGAAIAVLNPQFGFVSSVRLVGIATAAVGAGVGVACLLLMSVSPSIQVDA; translated from the coding sequence GTGGCATCGCTCTCATCTATCGCCGGGACCGACGCGGGCGTCATCCGCGAACGCCCCTTTCAGTTGCTGTTCCTCACGAACATGCTCCCGCCGCTCGGGACCGCACTTCTCTCCCCGGTGCTGAACTCGCTCGTCGAGCCGCTCGGCGCGACGCCGGCGAACATCGGGCTGATGATGTCGGCGTTCACCGCGCCCGCCGTCGTCGTCATCCCGATCACCGGCGTCCTCGCCGACCGGTACGGACGACGACCCGTCATCCTCTTCGGACTCCTCTGGTTCGGTATCACCGGCACGGCCATCTCGCTCGTTTCGACGTTCGAGGCCGCCCTGCTCTTGCGGTTCTGTCAGGGGTTCGGCTTCGCCGCGCTCACGCCGGTCATCATCACCAGCATCGGCGACCTCTACTCGGGGACGAAGGAGGCGACGGCACAGGGCTTTCGCTTCACCGGGTCCGGCATCACCCAGACGGTCTTCCCGCTCACCGCCGGGCTGCTGGTCGGTCTCGCGTGGCAGTACCCGTTCCTCCTGTACGCCATCGCGTTCCCCATCGCCGCCGTCGTCTACGTCTGGTTCGAGGAGCCGATCGACTCGGACGCCGACACCGACGACGGACGGCCGCTCAAGGCGCAGCTCGCCGACCTCTGGACGCTCGTCTCGCACAGGCGAGCGTGGACGATGGTCGTCGCCCGCGGCTCGGCCAACCTCGTGTGGTTTGGCTTCCTCACCTACAACTCCATCGTCGTCGTCGACGGCCTCGGCGGGACGCCGGCGCAGGCGGGCGTGCTCGCGGCCCTCGCCAGCACCAGTTACGCGGTCGCCGCGACGCAGGCCGGTCGCATCACCGCGCACTTCGAGCGCCGGCTGTATCCGCTCGTCGCGATGAACGTCTCGCTGGGCGCCGGTCTCGCGGTCGTCTTCCTCGCCGACGCGCTCTGGCTGGCGGTCGCCGGCGTCGTGTTCATGGGATTGGGCTTCGGCGTCGTCCTCTCGATATACCGGACCGTCATCACGTCGCTCGCGCCGCCGACCCTCCGCGGCGGGCTGGTGAGTCTCAGCGAGGGGAGCGGCCGGGCGGCGGCGACGGTGACGCCGATCCTCATGGGCGCCGCCATCGCCGTCTTGAACCCGCAGTTCGGGTTCGTCTCCTCGGTCCGACTGGTCGGTATCGCGACGGCGGCGGTCGGGGCGGGCGTCGGCGTCGCCTGTCTGCTCCTCATGAGCGTCTCGCCGTCGATTCAGGTAGATGCCTAG
- a CDS encoding D-2-hydroxyacid dehydrogenase gives MPTDTPDIAVLDHDAHGIPAAEYADILRRRLPDYTVSLADTPSERRRLLETATVVAGSRLDGDDLNAAENLRLFACNSAGVEHLPLDALAERGVAVTNASGVHGPNIAEHVLGWVLTFARRLDEGRRRQERREWRRFQSFAELAGSTVTVVGLGSIGEAIVQRFSGFDVTTLGVRHTPSKGGPTDEVLGYGDLDDALARTDVLVLSCPLTETTEQLIGETELGTLPTDAVLVNVARGGVVDTEALVGALQSNKIHGAALDVTDPEPLPTDHELWGFENVFLTPHVSGHTPKYWERRADILVENIERVAESGAYEKLRNQVA, from the coding sequence ATGCCCACCGACACACCCGACATCGCGGTCCTCGACCACGACGCACACGGGATCCCCGCCGCTGAATACGCCGACATTCTCCGGCGGCGACTCCCGGATTACACCGTCAGCCTCGCCGATACACCCTCCGAACGGCGGCGACTGCTCGAAACGGCGACCGTCGTCGCTGGGAGTAGATTGGACGGAGACGACCTCAACGCCGCCGAGAACCTCCGCCTGTTCGCCTGTAACTCGGCCGGCGTCGAGCACCTGCCGCTCGACGCGCTCGCCGAACGGGGGGTCGCCGTGACGAACGCCTCGGGCGTCCACGGGCCGAACATCGCCGAGCACGTCCTCGGCTGGGTGCTGACGTTCGCTCGCCGACTGGACGAGGGCCGGCGTCGACAGGAACGGCGGGAGTGGCGGCGGTTCCAGTCGTTCGCCGAACTCGCCGGGAGCACCGTCACCGTCGTCGGTCTCGGGTCCATCGGCGAGGCCATCGTCCAGCGGTTCTCGGGGTTCGACGTGACGACGCTCGGCGTGCGCCACACCCCCTCGAAGGGCGGGCCGACCGACGAGGTGCTGGGCTACGGCGATCTCGACGACGCGCTGGCCCGAACGGACGTGCTCGTCCTCTCCTGTCCGCTGACCGAGACGACGGAACAGCTGATCGGCGAGACCGAACTCGGTACCCTGCCGACCGACGCCGTCCTCGTCAACGTCGCCCGCGGCGGCGTCGTCGATACGGAAGCGTTAGTCGGGGCGCTGCAGTCGAACAAGATCCACGGCGCGGCCCTGGACGTGACCGACCCGGAACCGCTCCCGACCGACCACGAGCTCTGGGGGTTCGAGAACGTCTTCCTCACGCCGCACGTCTCGGGACACACGCCGAAGTACTGGGAGCGCCGAGCGGACATCTTAGTGGAGAATATAGAGCGAGTCGCCGAATCGGGAGCGTACGAGAAACTCCGCAATCAGGTAGCCTGA
- a CDS encoding mandelate racemase/muconate lactonizing enzyme family protein → MRDYSDQIANRDPDRDVEITDIKTCVVEGNFEWNLIKVETDAGVTGIGESYRGGGVPELVEYTKRFLLGENPLDVERLSRYIFQEMSGHGGTTGKVVTAASGIEVALWDAAGKILGLPVYQLLGSKYRDEVRLYCDCHAGEAYAVEDGATAYAGAEAYSPEAYAAEAARVTDMGFTALKFDLDLPADNDPDPYNGRLTNAAIEEKREIVEAVRDEIGYDVDLAFDCHWDYSVESAKRLAHELEEYKLMWLEDLVPPENMDAQKEVTKNTRTPVATGENRFRVFELSELVYDHGVDVITPDPTTVGGLAETMRVADRAEENYMPMSPHNVCSPVGTMACVHLGAATPNFDLLEYHALEVDWWDDMLARDEPLIQDGYIEVPEEPGLGIELDEDVVEEHRLEGTSGF, encoded by the coding sequence ATGAGAGATTACTCAGACCAGATAGCGAACCGCGACCCGGACCGCGACGTAGAGATAACCGACATCAAGACCTGCGTGGTCGAAGGCAACTTCGAGTGGAACCTCATCAAGGTCGAGACCGACGCCGGCGTCACCGGCATCGGCGAGTCCTACCGGGGCGGGGGCGTCCCAGAACTCGTCGAGTACACCAAGCGGTTCCTGCTCGGGGAGAACCCGCTCGACGTGGAGCGGCTCAGCCGCTACATCTTCCAGGAGATGTCCGGCCACGGGGGGACGACCGGCAAGGTCGTCACGGCCGCCTCGGGCATCGAGGTGGCGCTGTGGGACGCCGCCGGGAAGATCCTCGGCCTCCCGGTCTACCAGTTGCTCGGCTCGAAGTACCGCGACGAGGTGCGCCTCTACTGCGACTGCCACGCCGGCGAGGCCTACGCCGTCGAGGACGGCGCGACGGCCTACGCCGGGGCCGAGGCGTACTCGCCGGAGGCGTACGCCGCCGAGGCGGCCCGCGTCACCGACATGGGCTTCACCGCACTGAAGTTCGACCTCGACCTGCCGGCCGACAACGACCCCGACCCGTACAACGGTCGTCTGACGAACGCGGCCATCGAGGAGAAACGCGAGATCGTCGAGGCGGTGCGCGACGAGATCGGCTACGACGTCGACCTCGCCTTCGACTGCCACTGGGACTACTCCGTCGAGAGCGCGAAGCGACTGGCCCACGAACTGGAGGAGTACAAACTGATGTGGCTCGAAGACCTCGTGCCGCCGGAGAACATGGACGCCCAGAAGGAGGTGACGAAGAACACCAGGACGCCGGTCGCCACCGGCGAGAACCGCTTCCGGGTGTTCGAGCTCTCGGAACTGGTCTACGACCACGGCGTCGACGTCATCACGCCGGACCCGACGACGGTCGGCGGCCTCGCCGAGACGATGCGGGTCGCCGACCGGGCCGAAGAGAACTACATGCCGATGTCCCCGCACAACGTCTGTAGCCCGGTCGGGACGATGGCCTGCGTCCATCTCGGTGCGGCGACGCCGAACTTCGACCTGCTGGAGTACCACGCGCTGGAGGTCGACTGGTGGGACGACATGCTCGCCCGCGACGAGCCGCTGATCCAGGACGGCTACATCGAAGTGCCCGAGGAGCCCGGACTGGGAATCGAACTGGACGAGGACGTCGTCGAGGAACACCGACTCGAAGGGACGAGCGGGTTCTAA
- a CDS encoding mandelate racemase/muconate lactonizing enzyme family protein, protein MEIVDVESYPIEIPLESPVSFSNRTLTFRDHAITHVRTADGREGVGYSLGYEGAGLISEAVESLLEPILLGEDPRDTERLWQEMYEGNVQIGRTGLFLRAISTVDIALWDLKAKAADEPLYKLLGGYADSVPSYASGGYYRDDKGHEGLREEMRRYLDEGHDVVKMKVGRRSVSEEEARVAAVREEIGPDRTLLLDANGVWSSATEAIRACRAFEPHDPYFMEEPVMIDRVETMAEVNDAIDYPVATGELEGTRHNFARLNDTGAATVLQPDVTVCGGVTEWLRIANYAAAYDIPIAPHYNWNIHASLLGAIENGLWIEYFYRDMDVKVFDDVVAEPLAPDDDGMIPLPETPGHGVPLDDDALDEFRTQ, encoded by the coding sequence ATGGAAATCGTAGATGTAGAATCGTATCCGATAGAGATCCCGCTGGAGTCCCCGGTCTCCTTTTCGAACCGGACGCTCACCTTCCGCGACCACGCGATAACGCACGTCCGGACGGCCGACGGCCGAGAGGGCGTCGGGTACTCGCTGGGCTACGAGGGGGCCGGCCTCATCTCGGAGGCCGTCGAGTCCCTCCTCGAACCGATACTGCTCGGGGAGGACCCGCGAGACACCGAGCGGCTCTGGCAGGAGATGTACGAGGGCAACGTCCAGATCGGGCGGACGGGGCTCTTTCTGCGGGCCATCTCGACGGTCGACATCGCGCTCTGGGACCTGAAGGCGAAGGCCGCCGACGAGCCGCTGTACAAACTGCTGGGCGGCTACGCCGACTCGGTCCCGTCCTACGCCAGCGGCGGCTACTACCGCGACGACAAGGGTCACGAGGGCCTGCGCGAGGAGATGCGCCGGTATCTCGACGAAGGTCACGACGTCGTCAAGATGAAGGTCGGCCGCCGCTCGGTCAGCGAGGAGGAAGCGCGCGTCGCCGCCGTCCGCGAGGAGATCGGCCCCGACCGGACGCTCTTGCTCGACGCGAACGGCGTCTGGTCCTCCGCGACCGAGGCCATCCGGGCCTGTCGCGCCTTCGAACCGCACGACCCGTACTTCATGGAGGAACCGGTGATGATCGACAGGGTCGAGACGATGGCCGAGGTCAACGACGCCATCGACTACCCGGTCGCGACCGGCGAACTCGAAGGGACGCGACACAACTTCGCCCGCCTCAACGACACGGGCGCGGCGACCGTCCTCCAGCCGGACGTGACCGTCTGCGGCGGCGTCACGGAGTGGCTCCGCATCGCCAACTACGCGGCCGCCTACGACATCCCCATCGCGCCCCATTACAACTGGAACATCCACGCCTCGCTCCTGGGGGCCATCGAGAACGGCCTCTGGATCGAGTACTTCTACCGCGACATGGACGTGAAGGTGTTCGACGACGTGGTGGCCGAACCGCTCGCCCCCGACGACGACGGAATGATTCCCCTGCCGGAGACGCCCGGCCACGGTGTACCGCTCGATGACGACGCGCTCGACGAATTCAGAACCCAATGA
- a CDS encoding DUF362 domain-containing protein has protein sequence MDVPDRSDVDHLIDPQPLPSFARVRYEPPVETVAEPADAAREELDALALDGLSEGATVAVGVGSRGIHAIDDVTRAVVGELAERGFDPVVVPAMGSHGGATPEGQREVLEALGITESELDAAIDARMDTERVATVTVGETEMPVHLSVAALEADAVLVVNRVKAHTNFTGPVESGLTKMAVVGLGKQRGAKSFHSTAIAEGYLETLKPALSAIEDAAPLVGGIALVENFHEEIARVEAVPAGSFIEREPALLERAYEEMPTLPIDDVDLLVVDELGKEISGAGMDTNVIGRYRVLNAPDPETPSIDIIYARGLTEATKGNGIGIGLADLTRKAALDQLDLRKTYANTFTSGSLAKGQLPVVAPDDEFALRAALSALGGYDPETVRVLWIQNTQDLGELHVSEAVLPDLPDAAEVVEDATLSFTDGTAAFTEE, from the coding sequence ATGGACGTACCCGACCGCAGTGACGTCGACCACCTCATCGACCCGCAGCCGCTCCCGTCGTTCGCGCGGGTCCGCTACGAACCGCCCGTCGAGACGGTCGCCGAGCCCGCCGACGCGGCTCGGGAGGAACTCGATGCCCTCGCGCTCGACGGTCTGTCCGAGGGGGCCACCGTCGCCGTCGGCGTCGGGAGCCGCGGCATCCACGCTATCGACGACGTCACGCGCGCCGTCGTCGGGGAACTCGCCGAGCGCGGCTTCGACCCGGTGGTCGTCCCGGCGATGGGAAGCCACGGCGGGGCGACCCCCGAGGGCCAGCGGGAGGTGCTGGAGGCGCTCGGCATCACCGAGTCGGAGCTGGACGCCGCGATAGACGCCCGGATGGACACCGAGCGCGTGGCGACCGTGACCGTGGGCGAGACGGAGATGCCAGTCCACCTCTCGGTCGCCGCGCTGGAGGCCGACGCCGTCCTCGTCGTCAACCGCGTCAAGGCACACACCAACTTCACCGGGCCGGTCGAGAGCGGGCTGACGAAGATGGCCGTCGTCGGCCTGGGCAAACAGCGCGGGGCGAAGTCCTTCCACTCGACGGCCATCGCCGAGGGGTACCTGGAGACGCTGAAGCCCGCGCTCTCGGCCATCGAGGACGCCGCCCCGCTGGTCGGCGGCATCGCCCTCGTGGAGAACTTCCACGAGGAGATCGCCCGCGTCGAGGCCGTCCCGGCCGGGTCGTTCATCGAGCGCGAACCCGCGCTGCTGGAGCGGGCCTACGAGGAGATGCCGACCCTCCCTATCGACGACGTGGACCTGCTGGTCGTCGACGAACTCGGCAAGGAGATCTCGGGGGCCGGGATGGACACGAACGTCATCGGCCGTTACCGCGTCCTCAACGCGCCCGACCCCGAGACCCCCTCGATAGATATCATCTACGCCCGCGGCCTCACCGAGGCGACGAAGGGCAACGGCATCGGCATCGGGCTGGCCGACCTCACCCGCAAAGCGGCGCTCGACCAACTGGACCTCCGGAAGACCTACGCGAACACGTTCACGAGCGGCTCGCTCGCGAAGGGGCAACTCCCCGTCGTCGCGCCGGACGACGAGTTCGCCCTGCGGGCGGCGCTGTCGGCCCTCGGCGGCTACGACCCGGAGACGGTCCGCGTCCTCTGGATACAGAACACGCAGGACCTTGGCGAGTTACACGTCTCCGAGGCGGTACTTCCCGACCTGCCCGACGCCGCGGAGGTCGTTGAGGACGCGACGCTCTCCTTCACCGACGGGACCGCCGCGTTCACCGAAGAGTGA
- a CDS encoding SDR family oxidoreductase yields MDLQLDGNAALVTASSSGLGKASAKALAREGVNVVINGRDEDRLAEAKEEVEEVATGEVLAQSGDLTDPDETVALVEATVEEFGGLDHLVTSAGGPPSGAFMDTDDEDWEHAYQLLVMSVVRLAREAAPHLQESDHGTIVNITSRSVKEALDSLVLSNSVRMSVIGLEKTLSKELAPEVRANAVLPGPHETSRIQDLVNDAVDRGEYDSYEEGLQGWAGNPLERIGDPMELGNTVAFLSSPMSGFINGTALPIDGGSTGANL; encoded by the coding sequence ATGGACCTGCAACTAGACGGGAACGCAGCGCTCGTGACAGCGTCGTCAAGCGGACTCGGCAAGGCGTCGGCGAAGGCGCTCGCCCGCGAGGGCGTGAACGTGGTCATCAACGGCCGCGACGAGGATCGACTGGCCGAGGCGAAGGAGGAAGTCGAAGAGGTCGCGACCGGCGAGGTGCTCGCCCAGTCCGGCGACCTCACCGACCCGGACGAGACGGTCGCGCTCGTCGAGGCGACCGTCGAGGAGTTCGGCGGCCTCGACCACCTCGTGACGAGCGCTGGCGGTCCGCCGTCGGGCGCGTTCATGGACACCGACGACGAGGACTGGGAGCACGCCTACCAACTGCTCGTGATGAGCGTCGTCCGACTGGCGCGCGAGGCCGCCCCGCACCTCCAGGAGAGCGACCACGGGACCATCGTCAACATCACCTCCCGGAGCGTGAAGGAGGCGCTTGACAGCCTCGTGCTGTCGAACTCCGTCCGGATGAGCGTCATCGGCCTGGAGAAGACGCTCTCGAAGGAGCTGGCACCCGAGGTGCGGGCCAACGCCGTCCTCCCCGGCCCCCACGAGACCTCGCGGATTCAGGACCTCGTGAACGACGCCGTCGACCGCGGCGAGTACGACTCCTACGAGGAGGGCCTGCAGGGCTGGGCCGGCAACCCCTTAGAGCGCATCGGTGACCCGATGGAACTGGGCAACACCGTCGCGTTCCTCTCCTCTCCGATGTCCGGATTCATCAACGGCACCGCGCTGCCTATCGACGGCGGGTCGACGGGGGCGAACCTATGA
- a CDS encoding cupin domain-containing protein — MKPVPFDEAETYEPEDGWRRVSMAGSDQFSFEWFEKPPGHSSPMHDHENEQVCLCLEGELTVATEDDEVTLQPNDSVLLESNEAHRVENTGDELAVGLDVFAPGRSFDFWTNREE; from the coding sequence ATGAAACCCGTCCCGTTCGACGAGGCAGAGACCTACGAGCCCGAGGACGGGTGGCGGCGCGTCTCGATGGCCGGCAGCGACCAGTTCTCCTTCGAGTGGTTCGAGAAGCCGCCGGGCCACAGTTCGCCGATGCACGACCACGAGAACGAGCAGGTCTGCCTCTGCCTGGAGGGCGAACTCACCGTCGCCACCGAGGACGACGAGGTCACTCTGCAGCCGAACGACTCGGTCCTGCTCGAATCGAACGAGGCCCACCGCGTCGAGAACACGGGCGACGAACTGGCGGTCGGACTGGACGTCTTCGCGCCGGGGCGCTCGTTCGACTTCTGGACGAACCGAGAGGAATGA
- a CDS encoding fumarylacetoacetate hydrolase family protein, with protein sequence MNYLARTASGRPLLGDDEGFVPLSAVESDLDSVREALPRAAAGTLGDVADAHAERMPAADFTFGPPLEAFGKLWGIGLNYAEHAGDLDEQRPDEPASFMKPSTVLTGPGGPIRLPPKSQSERVTAEAELAVVMGKTCRGVSEAEFDDVVAGYLPVIDMTAEDVLQRNPRFLTRAKSYDSFLVVGPAIAVPEEPLDLTDVTVQTVVNDTVESENQIRNMLFPPEEIVSFHSDVMTLEPGDLFSTGTPGAAPIEPGDDVRATVEGIGSVDAPVTR encoded by the coding sequence ATGAACTACCTCGCACGCACCGCGAGCGGGCGGCCGCTGCTCGGGGACGACGAGGGATTCGTCCCGCTGAGCGCGGTCGAGTCAGACCTCGATAGCGTCCGCGAGGCGCTCCCGCGGGCCGCCGCGGGGACGCTCGGCGACGTCGCGGACGCACACGCGGAGCGGATGCCAGCCGCCGACTTCACGTTCGGGCCGCCGCTCGAAGCGTTCGGGAAGCTCTGGGGCATCGGGCTGAACTACGCCGAGCACGCCGGCGATCTAGACGAGCAGCGCCCGGACGAGCCGGCGAGCTTCATGAAGCCCTCGACGGTGCTGACCGGGCCGGGCGGGCCGATCCGCCTGCCACCGAAGTCCCAGAGCGAGCGCGTGACCGCCGAAGCCGAACTGGCCGTTGTGATGGGGAAGACCTGTCGCGGCGTCTCGGAGGCCGAGTTCGACGACGTCGTCGCCGGCTACCTCCCGGTGATCGACATGACCGCCGAGGACGTGCTCCAGCGCAATCCGCGATTCCTCACGCGTGCGAAGAGCTACGACTCCTTCCTCGTCGTCGGCCCGGCCATCGCCGTCCCCGAGGAGCCGCTGGACCTGACCGACGTGACCGTCCAGACGGTCGTCAACGACACCGTCGAGTCCGAGAACCAGATTCGGAACATGCTGTTCCCCCCGGAGGAGATCGTCTCGTTCCACTCGGACGTGATGACGCTCGAACCGGGCGACCTGTTCAGTACGGGGACCCCCGGCGCGGCACCCATCGAACCCGGCGACGACGTGCGCGCGACCGTCGAAGGCATCGGGAGCGTCGATGCGCCCGTGACGCGATAA
- a CDS encoding TAXI family TRAP transporter solute-binding subunit encodes MSDENMQRRKFLYGAATAGVIGLAGCGGDGGDGGDGGSGGDGGSGGDGGSTGTGTSDGGDGGDGGSGNLSLRVGTSAGGTRDVGLAVERAVSQTSDSLDYSTIESPGYIGTIYRMAQGQFNAGITDNNSLLKAQEERGRFSEQAVERIPHYGFYAFPYSIYVIARDGTGIETFSDLAGANVYPAEPGYSTRATTLDVWSQDPTADVYDQMNIQNMGVDSAPGAMEEGNIDACIAYGTPGVRYTGWVTEIASRLDVHYVEPTDALKESAESYGGAGASTTPYSDWQLGNLEFDTDELFHWDLEVNYTFNPDANNEAVYELCRVVYENNDVVNEGEAQFNDFANVEEMYGSARESIPVHPGAAQYYKDNDAWDDSLTVGE; translated from the coding sequence ATGTCAGACGAGAATATGCAGCGACGCAAATTCCTGTACGGAGCGGCAACCGCTGGCGTCATCGGCCTGGCCGGCTGCGGCGGCGACGGCGGTGACGGCGGCGACGGCGGATCGGGCGGCGACGGTGGCAGCGGCGGCGACGGCGGGTCGACCGGCACTGGCACCAGCGACGGTGGCGACGGCGGCGACGGCGGCAGCGGCAACCTCTCGCTGCGCGTCGGGACCTCCGCCGGCGGGACCCGCGACGTGGGCCTGGCCGTCGAACGCGCGGTCAGCCAGACGAGCGACTCGCTGGACTACTCGACCATCGAGAGCCCCGGATACATCGGGACCATCTACCGGATGGCCCAGGGCCAGTTCAACGCTGGCATCACCGACAACAACTCCCTGCTCAAGGCACAGGAGGAGCGCGGCCGGTTCTCCGAGCAGGCCGTCGAGCGCATCCCGCACTACGGGTTCTACGCGTTCCCGTACAGCATCTACGTCATCGCCCGCGACGGCACGGGCATCGAGACGTTCTCCGACCTCGCGGGCGCGAACGTCTACCCCGCCGAGCCGGGCTACTCGACGCGAGCGACGACGCTCGACGTCTGGTCGCAGGACCCGACGGCCGACGTCTACGACCAGATGAACATCCAGAACATGGGCGTCGACTCCGCCCCCGGCGCGATGGAAGAGGGCAACATCGACGCCTGTATCGCCTACGGGACCCCCGGCGTCCGCTACACCGGCTGGGTGACCGAGATCGCGTCCCGCCTCGACGTCCACTACGTCGAGCCGACCGACGCGCTCAAGGAGTCCGCCGAGTCCTACGGCGGGGCCGGTGCCAGCACGACGCCGTACAGCGACTGGCAGCTGGGCAACCTGGAGTTCGACACGGACGAGCTGTTCCACTGGGACCTCGAGGTCAACTACACGTTCAACCCGGACGCCAACAACGAGGCCGTCTACGAGCTCTGCCGCGTCGTCTACGAGAACAACGACGTGGTCAACGAGGGCGAGGCGCAGTTCAACGACTTCGCCAACGTCGAGGAGATGTACGGGTCCGCCCGCGAGAGCATCCCCGTCCACCCCGGCGCGGCCCAGTACTACAAGGACAACGACGCGTGGGACGACAGCCTCACGGTCGGTGAGTGA